The Cannabis sativa cultivar Pink pepper isolate KNU-18-1 unplaced genomic scaffold, ASM2916894v1 Contig3, whole genome shotgun sequence genome window below encodes:
- the LOC133033096 gene encoding uncharacterized protein LOC133033096 gives MDPWNCTSSVGVPSFEKAPRKFSNQVPEKTQLEIVERASCHAAAETKVDVDLGEVYFLILHFLSFGPCKRTFTQFLGELMENQLLPRRYHAWFSRGGISSGDASDDGVSFPLTYDKLMERYPHVEKDHLLKLLKQLMAIECSPLHGKVMPNAADVPTLLGTGSFSLVDCDKNVTNKHGKPLPAYLHWPHMQAGQVRGLGLREIGGGFTKHHRAPSIRSACYAIAKPSTMLQKMQNIKKLRGHRTAVYCAIFDRSGRYVITGSDDRLVKIWSMETALCLASCRGHEGDITDLAVSSNNVLVASGSNDFVIRVWRLPDGMPVSILRGHTGAVTAIAFSPRPSAVYQLLSSSDDGTCRIWDARFSHCKPRIYQPKPADALAGKSIVSLNSGPSSVSGSQNHQILCCAYNADGTVFVTGSSDTFARVWSALKSHTDDPEQPMHEMDVLAGHENDVNYVQFSGCIVASKPSIFDPLKEETIPKFKNSWFCHDNIVTCSRDGSAIIWVPRTRRSHGKVGRWTRAYHLKVPPPPLPPQPSRGGPRQRFLPTPRGVNMIMWSLDNRFVLAAIMDCRICVWNAVDGSLVHSLTGHSASSYVLDVHPFNPRIAMSAGYDGRTIVWDIWEGTPIRIYQMGDFKLVDGKFSADGTSIVLSDDVGQIYLINTGQGESQKDAKYDQFFLGDYRPVILEASGTVVDQETQLSVHQRNIQDPLCDSSMIPYPEPYQTTYQRRRLGALGIEWQPSSIKFAVGPDFSLGLDYQMPPLADLERMIEPLPEFVDAMFWEPENEVMSEDSDSEYNVTDDNSSEGGKESIVVSSSDDSECSAEDDEVGNGYKDGLRRSKRKKHKLHLISSSGRRIKKRNLDESAGPASRNSKAKKPKTSRKISKKKSSKSKTLRPQRVAARNAQNMFSQITETSSDDEEVEEEEEEEEEFESDNDLSDGNLMLEDVNMQSNESVLNFQNMHHAREEEPSSLESEEKTKPSKFSESQSNVQKKPRLLLKFSLKKQVVREDTKSTCDRQADSVPPQNSVVDPASTSTDVVDLELSQDQIRNESTIMGQPERAEFYLEDSAENEIKWGEVKTRTSRHSKSEDFDSSTRLDDNADDIEEINALNEQVKPESSFMREHALECGVAAASFNGKLNKGNEGPSSSDKCRDDPSETKEAPHLKHYCEFKESAPVSSMKIKIKTKKRILTDPRSPSTLKFVTVKDELTGPRDDFMSKTPSMEQDTEVGPARGTRRSCSSLLHKSRSGLERFDSNLEETTSSTNYLRDSMIDFPEAGTDVSRRTRSFTMKATSRETNTMSSSFKSRGNHHAAGTLKGAEEYYSKMNDTFHKKSRSSRIPQGTSNNCDRNSSAKRISSQPVGKLSWLTLSEYEEGYRYIPQLGDEVVYLRQGHEQYAESAMREGPPSVLKSKLRAVEICKVDILEYARDLGSGESCCKIRLKFIGPSSNVCDNSLQLTLPELRDLPDFVVEKSLYDAAIKRNWSIGDRCDVWWKDANGEGGRWWDGKITSSQAKSEEFPDSPWLRYEVRYKEDSGEETEHCPWELHDENILWERPHIDSETRDKLLHIISKLEQSDGGIIQQLNQVVRKSDFCNRVAVPFCPELIKSRLRNNYYRSLEAVKKDMSVIFENAKDYFKQKELLNKIVHLSERFTRKLSILCRDNAVNSV, from the exons ATGGATCCTTGGAATTGCACATCTTCTGTTGGTGTGCCTTCTTTCGAGAAGGCACCTCGTAAATTTTCTAATCAGGTGCCTGAGAAGACTCAACTGGAGATTGTAGAGAGAGCTAGTTGCCATGCTGCTGCTGAGACTAAAGTAGATGTGGACCTTGGAGAAGTTTactttttgattttgcactttctatCTTTTGGGCCATGCAAGAGGACTTTTACACAATTCTTGGGTGAGCTTATGGAGAATCAGCTCTTGCCTAGAAGATATCACGCTTGGTTTTCAAGGGGTGGTATATCTAGTGGGGATGCAAGTGATGATGGTGTATCCTTCCCTTTGACTTATGATAAACTCATGGAGAG GTATCCTCATGTAGAGAAGGACCACTTGCTGAAGCTTTTGAAACAATTGATGGCAATTGAATGCTCTCCGTTGCATGGCAAGGTTATGCCTAATGCAGCTGATGTCCCTACGTTACTGGGAACGGGTTCTTTTTCGCTTGTAGATT GTGATAAGAATGTGACAAATAAGCATGGTAAGCCTCTGCCAGCTTATTTACATTGGCCTCACATGCAAGCTGGGCAAGTACGTGGGCTTGGTTTGAGGGAAATTGGAGGAGGTTTTACAAAGCATCATCGTGCCCCATCTATTCGTTCTGCATGTTATGCCATTGCTAAACCATCGACTATGCTGCAAAAGATGCAAAACATAAAGAAACTAAGAGGGCATCGTACTGCTGTTTATTGTG CCATATTTGACCGATCAGGAAGATATGTTATAACTGGTTCAGATGATCGTCTTGTCAAGATTTGGTCAATGGAAACTGCACTTTGCTTGGCCAGCTGTCGTGGACATGAA GGTGATATCACAGACTTGGCTGTGAGTTCAAACAATGTTTTGGTGGCATCTGGCTCAAATGATTTTGTCATTCGAGTG TGGCGCTTGCCAGATGGGATGCCAGTATCAATTTTACGGGGGCACACTGGAGCTGTAACTGCAATTGCATTTAGTCCCAGGCCGAGTGCTGTGTATCAGCTTTTATC TTCTTCAGATGATGGAACTTGTCGAATCTGGGATGCTAGGTTTTCACATTGTAAACCACGAATATACCAACCAAAACCTGCAGATGCTTTAGCCG GAAAGAGTATTGTTTCATTGAATTCTGGACCCTCTTCGGTTAGTGGTTCACAAAACCATCAAATACTTTGCTGTGCTTACAATGCCGACGGAACTGTTTTTGTAACTGGTAGCTCTGACACCTTTGCAAGG GTTTGGAGTGCTTTGAAATCTCATACAGATGACCCAGAACAGCCAATGCATGAAATGGATGTATTGGCTGGCCACGAAAATGATGTCAATTACGTACAATTCAG TGGCTGCATTGTGGCTTCAAAACCTTCAATTTTCGATCCTTTAAAGGAGGAGACTATTCCAAaatttaagaattcttg GTTTTGTCATGATAATATAGTTACTTGTTCTCGTGATGGTAGTGCTATAATTTGGGTTCCAAGAACTCGCAGATCCCAT GGGAAAGTTGGACGTTGGACACGTGCATATCATCTTAAGGTTCCACCTCCACCGCTGCCACCTCAACCTTCTAGAGGGGGTCCCCGTCAGCGATTTCTTCCAACCCCTCGTGGTGTTAACATGATTATGTGGAGCCTGGATAATCGCTTTGTGCTTGCAGCTATCATGG ATTGTAGAATCTGTGTTTGGAATGCAGTTGATGGTAGCTTAGTACATTCATTGACTGGGCACAGCGCATCT TCTTATGTTTTGGATGTTCATCCTTTCAATCCTCGGATAGCAATGAGCGCTGGGTATGATGGGCGAACAATAGTGTGGGAT ATATGGGAGGGCACACCTATTCGGATATATCAGATGGGGGACTTTAAGTTAGTTGATGGAAAATTTTCAGC GGATGGGACGTCGATTGTGCTTTCGGATGACGTTGGCCAAATATATTTGATAAACACAGGTCAGGGTGAGTCTCAGAAGGATGCTAAATATGATCAG TTCTTTCTGGGGGATTATCGTCCAGTCATCTTGGAGGCATCTGGCACTGTTGTTGATCAG GAAACACAACTTTCTGTACATCAAAGGAACATTCAAGATCCTCTTTGTGATTCAA GTATGATTCCATATCCAGAGCCTTATCAGACCACATATCAGCGGCGCCGACTTGGTGCATTGGGGATTGAGTGGCAACCATCTTCCATAAAATTTGCTGTTGGCCCAGATTTTAGTTTGGGCCTAGATTATCAAATGCCTCCTTTGGCAGATTTGGAGAGAATGATTGAGCCACTTCCAGAATTTGTTGATGCCATGTTTTGGGAGCCTGAAAATGAAGTCATGAGTGAAGATAGTGATTCTGAGTACAATGTTACTGACGACAACTCCAGTGAAGGCGGCAAGGAAAGTATTGTTGTTAGCTCATCTGATGATTCAGAATGCAGTGCAGAAGATGATGAGGTTGGGAATGGTTATAAAGATGGCCTTCGAagatcaaaaagaaaaaaacacaaG CTTCATTTAATCTCTTCTTCCGGGAGACGTATCAAGAAAAGAAATTTAGATGAATCTGCGGGCCCTGCATCTAGGAACTCCAAGGCCAAGAAACCAAAAACTAGTCGTAAAATTTCAAAGAAGAAGTCCTCTAAATCTAAAACATTGAGGCCCCAGCGAGTTGCAGCGCGCAATGCTCAAAATATGTTTTCTCAAATTACTGAAACTTCTTCTGATGATGAAgaagtagaagaagaagaagaagaagaagaagaatttgaATCAGATAATGATTTGTCAGATGGAAATTTGATGCTAGAAGATGTAAACATGCAGAGCAATGAATCTGTTTTGAACTTTCAGAATATGCATCATGCTAGAGAGGAAGAACCATCCTCACTTGAATCAGAAGAAAAGACCAAGCCATCCAAATTTTCTGAATCTCAGTCAAATGTTCAGAAGAAGCCAAGATTGCTCTTGAAGTTTTCACTTAAAAAGCAAGTCGTTAGGGAAGACACAAAATCCACATGTGACAGACAAGCTGACTCAGTACCTCCACAAAATTCCGTTGTAGATCCTGCCTCAACTTCAACAGATGTAGTTGATCTGGAGCTGTCTCAAGACCAAATCAGAAATGAATCCACAATTATGGGGCAACCTGAGAGAGCTGAGTTTTATTTGGAGGATTCTGCAGAGAATGAAATTAAATGGGGAGAGGTCAAGACGCGCACATCCAGACATTCAAAATCAGAAGATTTTGATTCATCCACCCGATTAGATGACAATGCTGATGATATAGAAGAAATAAATGCTTTGAACGAGCAGGTTAAACCTGAGTCATCTTTTATGAGAGAGCATGCACTAGAATGTGGTGTTGCTGCAGCCTCTTTTAATGGGAAGCTCAACAAGGGAAATGAAGGCCCATCATCGTCTGATAAATGCAGAGATGACCCTTCGGAAACAAAGGAAGCTCCCCACTTGAAGCACTATTGTGAATTTAAAGAAAGTGCCCCCGTCAGCTCAATGAAGATAAAAATCAAGACGAAGAAAAGGATATTAACTGATCCTAGAAGCCCATCAACTTTAAAATTTGTTACAGTTAAGGATGAACTGACTGGTCCAAGAGATGACTTTATGTCTAAAACTCCTAGCATGGAGCAGGATACTGAAGTAGGACCAGCTAGAGGTACTCGCAGATCATGTTCTTCACTGTTACATAAGTCTAGGTCTGGTTTAGAACGTTTTGATAGTAATTTGGAAGAAACTACTTCAAGCACCAATTACCTCCGTGATTCAATGATTGATTTCCCAGAAGCAGGTACTGATGTATCGCGTAGAACAAGATCCTTTACCATGAAAGCAACTTCTCGGGAAACAAACACAATGAGTAGTAGCTTTAAGTCAAGAGGAAATCATCATGCAGCAGGGACATTAAAAGGTGCAGAAGAGTACTACTCAAAAATGAATGATACATTCCATAAAAAATCAAGGTCCTCTAGGATTCCTCAGGGCACTTCTAATAATTGTGACAGAAATTCGTCAGCCAAAAGGATTTCAAGCCAACCTGTCGGCAAGCTATCATGGCTAACATTGTCAGAGTATGAAGAAGGTTATCGTTATATTCCTCAGCTTGGCGATGAAGTTGTATATCTGAGACAG ggTCATGAACAATATGCTGAGTCAGCTATGCGTGAAGGTCCTCCTAGTGTTCTTAAGAGTAAGCTGAGAGCAGTTGAAATTTGTAAGGTTGATATCCTTGAATATGCACGGGATTTAGGTTCTGGGGAAAGCTGCTGCAAAATCagacttaaatttataggtCCTTCTTCAAATGTATGTGACAACTCACTCCAGTTGACACTTCCTGAGCTGAGAGATTTGCCCGATTTTGTTGTTGAGAAATCATTGTATGATGCTGCGATTAAAAGAAACTGGAGCATTGGAGATAGATGCGATGTTTGGTGGAAAGATGCGAATGGAGAAGGTGGTAGGTGGTGGGATGGAAAAATTACTTCATCTCAGGCCAAGTCAGAGGAGTTTCCTGATAGCCCTTGGTTAAGATATGAAGTTCGTTACAAGGAGGATTCTGGGGAAGAGACAGAGCATTGTCCTTGGGAACTACACGATGAGAACATATTGTGGGAGCGTCCGCATATCGACTCTGAAACCCGAGACAAGCTACTGCATATTATTTCAAAACTAGAGCAGTCG GATGGTGGCATCATCCAGCAGCTCAACCAAGTTGTTCGAAAGTCAGATTTCTGCAACAG GGTTGCGGTTCCATTTTGCCCGGAACTGATCAAGTCAAGGTTAAGGAACAATTACTATAGGAGCTTGGAAGCAGTGAAGAAAGACATGAGTGTGATTTTTGAGAATGCCAAGGATTACTTTAAGCAAAAAGAATTATTGAACAAGATTGTACACTTGTCAGAACGATTTACAAGGAAACTGTCAATATTGTGTCGAGACAATGCAGTAAATTCTGTATAG